A window of Clavibacter michiganensis contains these coding sequences:
- a CDS encoding GNAT family N-acetyltransferase, which translates to MSAPVTAPAPAVARSAAERGYPLAMRPLDPDADAALVHAWVTAPRARFWQMEHATLDDVSAEYAAIAADPGREAWIGLHAGAPAFLVEAYDPADDPIGAHLDPRPGDRGMHLLVAPPAGDPLPGFTTAVMRHVVAHLLRDPAVERLVVEPDVRNTRIQRLNELVGFRPLRVVDLGAKHALLSVVTRDDALLYATPTDGHAMTLTHDRTRETHPEARPAAASRTAEPDPRVHPAAHLRPDVWAAATRHLVRKALAEFAHELLIAPERVDPELPAGAPRRPHDPRDWADYRVASADGRSAYAYRARVLELDHWDVDEASIRRTVDGQPVELDATDLVLDLRDRLGITDEVLPVYLDEIQSTLSAASFSRLRDVPDARGLLTASYAEVESTMDEGHPCFVATNGRIGFDLDDHDRYAPEAGADVRILWLAVHERLARFTAIEGLDREAFLDAELGASARARFRARMESLGIDPAERVLVPVHPWQWENVVTVTFAGLVARRDILLLGTGDDEYGAQQSIRTWANRTTPERCYVKTSLSILNMGFTRGLSPAYMAVTPAINDWVHALVTGDAEFDRLGFGVLREVAAVGVRDERVESALPPGHSHGKMLSALWRESPVPGLAEGERLMSMTSLLHVDAHGDTVLGALIDASGIGAAAWLRRWLDACLVPLAHALIAHDLAFMPHGENVILVLRDHVVVRVLMKDIAEEVALFDMERELPEDVRRIRMEIPEEERTLTVFTDVMDGFLRFAAALLEDRDDLGPEGLWRVAAEALADHERAHPELAERFARFDLFAPSFDRSCLNRLQLRDNRRMVDLQAPVMQIHGSLRNPLAIHAGLRPRIG; encoded by the coding sequence GTGAGCGCGCCCGTCACCGCGCCCGCGCCCGCCGTGGCCCGCTCCGCGGCCGAGCGCGGCTACCCGCTCGCGATGCGCCCGCTCGACCCGGACGCCGACGCCGCGCTCGTGCACGCGTGGGTCACGGCGCCGCGCGCCCGCTTCTGGCAGATGGAGCACGCGACCCTCGACGACGTGAGCGCGGAGTACGCGGCGATCGCGGCGGATCCCGGGCGCGAGGCCTGGATCGGCCTGCACGCCGGCGCCCCCGCGTTCCTCGTCGAGGCGTACGACCCGGCCGACGACCCCATCGGCGCGCACCTGGATCCGCGCCCCGGCGACCGCGGCATGCACCTGCTCGTCGCCCCGCCGGCGGGCGACCCGCTGCCCGGGTTCACGACCGCGGTCATGCGGCACGTCGTCGCGCACCTCCTCCGGGACCCGGCCGTGGAGCGCCTCGTCGTCGAGCCGGACGTCCGCAACACGCGGATCCAGCGGCTCAACGAGCTCGTCGGCTTCCGGCCGCTCCGGGTCGTCGACCTCGGCGCGAAGCACGCGCTCCTCAGCGTCGTCACGCGCGACGACGCCCTCCTGTATGCCACCCCCACGGACGGACACGCCATGACCCTCACCCACGACCGCACGCGCGAGACCCACCCCGAGGCCCGGCCGGCTGCCGCGTCGAGGACCGCCGAGCCGGATCCCCGCGTCCACCCTGCCGCGCACCTCCGCCCCGACGTGTGGGCCGCCGCCACCCGCCACCTCGTGCGCAAGGCGCTCGCCGAGTTCGCGCACGAGCTGCTCATCGCGCCCGAGCGCGTGGATCCCGAGCTCCCCGCCGGCGCGCCCCGCCGCCCGCACGACCCGCGCGACTGGGCCGACTACCGCGTCGCGAGCGCCGACGGCCGGAGCGCGTACGCGTACCGGGCCCGGGTCCTCGAGCTCGACCACTGGGACGTCGACGAGGCGAGCATCCGCCGGACGGTCGACGGCCAGCCCGTCGAGCTCGACGCGACCGACCTCGTGCTCGATCTCCGCGACCGCCTCGGCATCACCGACGAGGTGCTGCCCGTCTACCTGGACGAGATCCAGAGCACGCTGTCGGCCGCCTCCTTCTCGCGCCTCCGCGACGTGCCCGACGCGCGAGGCCTGCTCACGGCGTCCTACGCGGAGGTGGAGTCGACGATGGACGAGGGCCACCCCTGCTTCGTCGCGACCAACGGGCGCATCGGCTTCGACCTCGACGACCACGACCGGTACGCCCCCGAGGCCGGTGCCGACGTGCGGATCCTCTGGCTCGCCGTGCATGAGCGCCTCGCGCGCTTCACGGCGATCGAGGGCCTCGACCGCGAGGCGTTCCTCGACGCGGAGCTCGGCGCGTCCGCCCGCGCCCGCTTCCGCGCGCGCATGGAGTCGCTCGGCATCGACCCCGCGGAGCGCGTTCTGGTGCCGGTGCACCCGTGGCAGTGGGAGAACGTCGTCACGGTGACCTTCGCGGGCCTCGTCGCCCGGCGCGACATCCTGCTGCTCGGCACGGGTGACGACGAGTACGGCGCGCAGCAGTCCATCCGCACCTGGGCCAACCGCACCACCCCGGAGCGCTGCTACGTGAAGACGTCGCTGTCGATCCTCAACATGGGCTTCACACGCGGCCTCTCGCCGGCGTACATGGCGGTCACCCCGGCGATCAACGACTGGGTGCACGCGCTCGTCACGGGCGACGCGGAGTTCGATCGGCTCGGCTTCGGGGTCCTCCGCGAGGTCGCCGCGGTCGGCGTGCGCGACGAGCGTGTCGAGTCCGCGCTGCCGCCCGGCCACTCCCACGGCAAGATGCTGTCGGCGCTCTGGCGGGAGTCGCCCGTGCCCGGCCTCGCGGAGGGTGAGCGGCTGATGAGCATGACGAGCCTGCTGCACGTCGACGCGCACGGCGACACGGTGCTCGGCGCGCTGATCGACGCGTCCGGGATCGGCGCGGCCGCGTGGCTCCGCCGCTGGCTCGACGCGTGCCTCGTGCCGCTCGCGCACGCGCTGATCGCGCACGACCTCGCGTTCATGCCTCATGGCGAGAACGTGATCCTCGTGCTGCGCGACCACGTCGTCGTCCGCGTGCTGATGAAGGACATCGCCGAGGAGGTCGCCCTGTTCGACATGGAGCGCGAGCTGCCGGAGGACGTGCGCCGGATCCGGATGGAGATCCCCGAGGAGGAGCGCACCCTCACGGTCTTCACCGACGTGATGGACGGGTTCCTCCGCTTCGCCGCGGCGCTCCTCGAGGACCGCGACGACCTCGGCCCCGAGGGCCTGTGGCGCGTGGCCGCGGAGGCGCTCGCCGACCACGAGCGCGCGCACCCCGAGCTCGCCG
- a CDS encoding lysine N(6)-hydroxylase/L-ornithine N(5)-oxygenase family protein produces MSAAADRVHDVVAIGLGPANLGLACLADPLDLDLIVLERKPRFDWHPGMMLPTAHLQTPFLADLVTLADPTSRFSFLAYLKDTGRLYSFYIREDFFVLRSEYVAYCRWAAERARGIELDRDVRSVAFDEAEGAYVVESVDAAGAAHVHRGRSLVVGVGTPPWLPEAVRDLPGVVHSSGYLGAKAALQERDAITVVGSGQSAAEIYRDLLEDVDSRGYRLDWITRSPRFFPLEYTRLTLEMTSPEYSDHFFGLPADARDVLLREQRNLYKGIDSELIDEIFQTLYRKRLAFDALRAEGRLAAGGDAGSGVPTRLLTNAEVVSSRATPDGGAVLGLRHAETGAERDWPTGAVIMASGYDARAPRILDGLGDRVHRDARGRLDVAREHTVDGAGTLFVQNAEVHTHGFVAPDLGMTAHRNSRILRAITGREDYAVEERIAFQEFGLPDDLPSAGSGVLA; encoded by the coding sequence ATGAGCGCCGCCGCCGACCGCGTCCACGACGTCGTCGCGATCGGCCTCGGCCCCGCGAACCTCGGACTCGCCTGCCTCGCGGACCCGCTCGACCTCGACCTCATCGTGCTCGAGAGGAAGCCGCGCTTCGACTGGCACCCCGGCATGATGCTGCCGACCGCGCACCTGCAGACGCCGTTCCTCGCCGACCTCGTGACGCTCGCGGATCCGACCTCGCGCTTCTCGTTCCTCGCCTACCTCAAGGACACCGGGCGGCTGTACTCCTTCTACATCCGCGAGGACTTCTTCGTGCTGCGCAGCGAGTACGTCGCGTACTGCCGCTGGGCGGCCGAGCGCGCGCGGGGGATCGAGCTCGACCGCGACGTGCGGTCGGTCGCGTTCGACGAGGCCGAGGGTGCGTACGTCGTCGAGTCGGTCGACGCCGCGGGCGCCGCGCACGTGCACCGCGGCCGGAGCCTCGTGGTCGGCGTGGGCACCCCGCCCTGGCTGCCCGAGGCCGTGCGCGACCTGCCGGGCGTCGTGCACAGCTCCGGCTACCTCGGCGCCAAGGCCGCGCTGCAGGAGCGGGACGCCATCACGGTGGTCGGCAGCGGGCAGAGCGCCGCCGAGATCTACCGCGACCTCCTCGAGGACGTGGACTCCCGCGGGTACCGGCTCGACTGGATCACGCGCTCGCCGCGGTTCTTCCCGCTCGAATACACGCGCCTGACGCTCGAGATGACGAGCCCCGAGTACAGCGACCACTTCTTCGGCCTGCCCGCCGACGCGCGCGACGTGCTGCTGCGCGAGCAGCGGAACCTCTACAAGGGCATCGACTCGGAGCTCATCGACGAGATCTTCCAGACGCTCTACCGGAAGCGGCTCGCGTTCGACGCGCTGCGGGCGGAGGGGCGGCTCGCGGCGGGCGGCGACGCGGGATCCGGCGTGCCGACCCGGCTGCTGACCAACGCGGAGGTCGTGTCGTCGCGCGCGACGCCCGACGGCGGCGCGGTCCTCGGGCTGCGGCACGCCGAGACGGGCGCCGAGCGCGACTGGCCCACGGGCGCGGTGATCATGGCGAGCGGATACGACGCACGGGCCCCGCGGATCCTCGACGGCCTCGGCGACCGCGTGCACCGCGACGCGCGGGGCCGCCTCGACGTGGCGCGCGAGCACACGGTCGACGGCGCCGGCACGCTCTTCGTGCAGAACGCGGAGGTGCACACGCACGGCTTCGTCGCGCCCGACCTCGGCATGACCGCGCACCGCAACTCGCGGATCCTGCGCGCCATCACGGGCCGCGAGGACTACGCGGTGGAGGAGCGGATCGCGTTCCAGGAGTTCGGCCTGCCGGACGACTTGCCCTCGGCGGGATCGGGGGTGCTCGCGTGA
- a CDS encoding pyridoxal phosphate-dependent decarboxylase family protein, producing MTLSPHASRPSDPTLDDPRADPIATDADPAAELFSDRSLPGWDAALRAAADHVRGAARRADGPFTGVTPERLRGSFAGLDLDRPLGGLDDALDELDDLYLRDAVWFHDPSYVAHLNCPILIPAIAGELILSSVNTSMDTWDQSAGATLIERALIDWTAGRAGLGDDADGVFTSGGSQSNLQALLLARDEAAAVHGLTAVDRQRMRILVSDVGHFSVEKSARILGLAPDAVIRVPSDDAKRMRVDALEQELARCYAAGLVPVAVVATAGTTDFGSVDPLPAIGNVCRREGIWLHVDAAYGGGLLTSLRHRHLLDGIERADSVTVDYHKTFFQPVSSSALLVRDGRTLRHATLHADYLNPADRAHEEIPNQVDKSLQTTRRFDALKLWLTLRTVGADGVGRMLDDVIALADRTWSALRRDPALEVVVRPEISALVFRYVPAGERDGSAGPDAGTRSDAVNRGIRQAIQDSGRAMVAATRVGGRAHLKLTLLNPATTDAHIAEILGMVVAAGDALDAGLGDAAPGAPAAAVVAVAEAGR from the coding sequence ATGACCCTCTCCCCGCACGCCTCCCGTCCCTCCGATCCGACGCTCGACGACCCCCGCGCCGACCCGATCGCGACCGATGCTGATCCCGCCGCCGAGCTCTTCTCCGACCGCTCCCTCCCCGGCTGGGACGCCGCCCTCCGCGCCGCCGCCGACCACGTCCGCGGGGCCGCCCGCCGCGCCGACGGCCCGTTCACCGGCGTCACGCCCGAGCGCCTCCGCGGGTCCTTCGCGGGCCTCGACCTCGACCGCCCGCTCGGCGGCCTCGACGACGCCCTCGACGAGCTCGACGACCTGTACCTCCGTGACGCGGTGTGGTTCCACGACCCGTCGTACGTCGCGCACCTCAACTGCCCGATCCTCATCCCGGCGATCGCGGGGGAGCTCATCCTCTCCAGCGTCAACACGTCGATGGACACGTGGGACCAGAGCGCGGGCGCGACCCTCATCGAGCGCGCGCTCATCGACTGGACCGCGGGCCGCGCCGGCCTCGGCGACGACGCGGACGGCGTCTTCACGAGCGGCGGCAGCCAGTCCAACCTGCAGGCGCTGCTGCTCGCCCGCGACGAGGCGGCGGCCGTGCACGGGCTCACGGCAGTCGACCGGCAGCGGATGCGGATCCTCGTGAGCGACGTCGGCCACTTCAGCGTGGAGAAGAGCGCCCGGATCCTGGGCCTCGCCCCCGACGCGGTCATCCGCGTGCCGAGCGACGACGCCAAGCGGATGCGCGTCGACGCCCTCGAGCAGGAGCTCGCGCGCTGCTACGCGGCCGGGCTCGTCCCCGTCGCCGTGGTCGCGACCGCCGGCACCACCGACTTCGGCAGCGTCGACCCGCTGCCCGCGATCGGCAACGTCTGCCGACGCGAGGGGATCTGGCTGCACGTCGACGCCGCGTATGGCGGCGGGCTCCTGACGTCGCTCCGGCACCGGCACCTGCTCGACGGCATCGAGCGTGCCGACTCCGTGACGGTCGACTACCACAAGACCTTCTTCCAGCCCGTGAGCTCCAGCGCGCTCCTCGTGCGCGACGGCCGCACGCTCCGGCACGCGACGCTGCACGCCGACTACCTGAACCCGGCGGATCGCGCGCACGAGGAGATCCCGAACCAGGTCGACAAGTCGCTGCAGACCACGCGGCGCTTCGACGCGCTCAAGCTCTGGCTCACGCTGCGGACGGTGGGCGCCGACGGCGTGGGGCGGATGCTCGACGACGTCATCGCGCTCGCCGACCGCACGTGGTCCGCGCTCCGGCGGGATCCGGCGCTCGAGGTGGTGGTGCGGCCCGAGATCAGCGCGCTCGTGTTCCGGTACGTGCCTGCGGGGGAGCGGGACGGATCCGCGGGGCCCGACGCGGGGACGCGCTCGGACGCCGTCAACCGCGGCATCCGGCAAGCGATCCAGGACTCCGGTCGGGCGATGGTCGCCGCGACGCGAGTGGGCGGCCGCGCGCACCTGAAGCTCACGCTGCTGAACCCGGCGACGACGGACGCGCACATCGCGGAGATCCTGGGGATGGTGGTGGCGGCGGGGGATGCGCTCGACGCCGGGCTGGGCGACGCGGCACCCGGCGCGCCCGCCGCGGCCGTCGTCGCCGTCGCGGAGGCCGGCCGATGA